A stretch of Gossypium hirsutum isolate 1008001.06 chromosome A06, Gossypium_hirsutum_v2.1, whole genome shotgun sequence DNA encodes these proteins:
- the LOC107955357 gene encoding SUN domain-containing protein 1: MSASTVSITANPAAATPRRRSLVADKRSNIEALVADPNATGVNLVEDKAAAAAVGTAGYRRDLSHDSGPAEPSKDSLQGKRVVVGQNSNGPLRRSRKGAVNKAEKPRWSTAVSIFGKNLALLLVLVGLAQIVRRLALKSGDVSSVGTHTGLTEFEGRVAEVESFLKTTAKMIQVQVEVVDRKIENEIGGLRKELNERIVDQTVVLENSLKKLEEKNEELDKSLSELKSANLLTKEEFGRMYEQMLKEKGQNGESENAVSLSDLGAYAREIVKNEIEKHASDGLGRVDYALSLGGGKVVRHSEPFLAGKGINWFLKTSRNGVHQDADKMLKPSFGEPGQCFPLKGSNGFVQIKLRTAIIPEAITLEHVAKSVAYDRSSAPKDCRVSGWLQGRDLDVTVDADKMFLLAEFTYDLEKSNAQTFDVLDTAGIGIVDTVRLDFSSNHGSASHTCIYRLRVHGHEPDSVLMVKTEL, from the exons ATGTCCGCATCTACCGTCTCGATCACCGCCAACCCAGCGGCGGCGACGCCTCGCCGGCGTTCCCTCGTCGCCGATAAGAGATCGAACATTGAAGCTTTGGTTGCTGATCCAAATGCTACTGGGGTTAACCTTGTGGAAGACAAAGCCGCCGCTGCTGCCGTTGGTACTGCCGGTTACAGAAGAGATCTGAGCCACGATTCGGGTCCTGCGGAGCCGTCAAAGGACTCGTTGCAAGGGAAAAGGGTTGTCGTGGGTCAAAATTCGAACGGCCCGCTGCGACGATCGCGGAAAGGAGCGGTTAACAAGGCCGAGAAACCTCGGTGGTCGACTGCGGTTAGCATTTTTGGTAAGAATTTAGCACTTTTGCTTGTTTTGGTTGGATTAGCTCAGATTGTTAGGAGATTGGCTTTGAAATCTGGGGATGTTAGTAGCGTTGGGACACATACGGGATTAACTGAATTTGAGGGTAGGGTTGCTGAGGTTGAGAGTTTTTTGAAGACCACGGCTAAGATGATTCAGGTTCAGGTAGAGGTTGTTGATAGGAAAATTGAAAACGAAATTGGTGGGTTAAGGAAGGAATTGAATGAGAGAATTGTGGATCAAACTGTGGTATTGGAGAATTCATTGaaaaaattggaagaaaagaatgAGGAATTAGATAAGTCCTTGAGTGAATTGAAGAGTGCGAATTTGTTGACAAAGGAAGAGTTTGGAAGGATGTACGAACAAATGTTAAAAGAGAAGGGTCAAAATGGTGAGTCTGAGAATGCAGTGAGTTTAAGCGATCTAGGAGCCTATGCGAGAGAGATTGTGAAGAATGAGATTGAGAAGCATGCCTCGGATGGGCTCGGCAGGGTTGATTATGCTCTCTCTTTAGGTGGGGGAAAGGTTGTTCGGCATTCAGAGCCCTTTCTTGCTGGAAAGGGAATCAATTGGTTTCTGAAAACTAGCCGAAATGGAGTTCATCAGGATGCAGACAAGATGTTGAAGCCAAGTTTTGGAGAGCCAGGGCAGTGCTTTCCATTGAAAGGAAGCAATGGGTTTGTTCAGATTAAGCTGCGCACCGCTATTATCCCTGAGGCTATTACTTTGGAACATGTTGCCAAG AGTGTTGCATACGATAGATCCAGTGCACCCAAGGATTGCCGCGTCTCTGGCTGGCTGCAAGGCCGTGATCTTGATGTCACTGTTGATGCCGACAAGATGTTTCTTTTGGCAGAATTCACGTATGACCTTGAGAAGAGTAATGCTCAGACCTTTGATGTATTGGATACAGCAGGTATCGGAATTGTTGACACAGTTAGGCTGGATTTTTCTTCCAACCATGGAAGTGCTTCACATACCTGCATTTACCGTTTGAGGGTGCATGGTCACGAACCCGATTCTGTTTTAATGGTGAAAACGGAGTTGTGA